CCTTATTAAAATTTCTAAATTATGCTTGACCATACCTAATATGTGATTCATATCAACATCAGAAAATTCTATGACTCTATTATTTAAACGTGAATAAGTTAGTAAATCATTTATTAATTCATACATACGTGCTGCCTATTATCTCTGACATAGGTTTTCCAAATATCTTTGAAGCAGATGAATTGGCCATTAGATAATTGCCATCTAAGTTTTTAAGGTATATTGCATCTGTTATATTTTCAACAATTGAATTTAGTATATTGAAACTTCTTTCCAATTTTTTTTCTATACTTTTCTGATCTGTCATATCTCTGTTAATTGAGATATGTCCATTAATATTTCCATGATCATCTTTGATTGTTACAACCTTTGAGCTAATAAATGTGGAAAATTCCTCTTTGTTAATTGTACAACATTATCTTCATAGGATCCTTCATTAAGAAGTTCCTGCATTTTTTCTATACTTCCATTTTCTATATACTTGGTTTGAAGCTCCTTTTTTACATCTTTTCCCAGTACCTCATTAGCATTCCATCCGTAGATTTCCTCGGCTGCAGGATTCCAATAGTTTATAATAAAATTTTTATCTGTTATTATAACTGCATTTTTTAAAATAGATAGTAATTCAATATCATAAGGTAGATAAACTTGTTTCCTATTTGGATTTTGTTTAGAATCTTCCAAATTTCTTTTAACATCACTGGAACCCAGTTCATCTTTCATATACTTTCCCCATATGTATACTTATTATTTTAATTATATCAACATTAACATGTCTACTTTTGTATTTAAATACTAAAAAAGCCTTAAATTTATATTACAACTACCAATAAATCAATGAATTATTGGAACATTTTGAATACTCCAAATTAAAATTAGTATTGTTTTCATTCAAATTTCTTCTAACCGTTTTAAAGAAGCCTTCGTGAATGCAGGAATGTCTGGAGGTCCTCTACTTGATATTAAGTTGCCATCTTCAACAACTTCCTGATTAATATATTCTGCACCTGCATTTTTAATGTCTTGTACAATTGATTTCCATCCTGTTACCCTTCGCCCTTCAATAACTTGGGCTGTGATGAGTAGTTGGGGTGCGTGACAAATTGCAAATACTGGTTTTCCTGTATTGAAGAAATCTTTTATAAATTTTACAGCACTTTTATATCCACGTAGATGGTCTGGAGAACATCCACCAGGAATTAGGATTGCATCTAATTTGTTGATATCAACTTCTGAAATATTTTCATCAATCTTTACAAGTGTTCTTTTTCTTTTTCCTTTAACAAGTTGACCTGATCTG
This sequence is a window from Methanobacterium sp. SMA-27. Protein-coding genes within it:
- a CDS encoding PAS domain-containing protein, whose product is MTDQKSIEKKLERSFNILNSIVENITDAIYLKNLDGNYLMANSSASKIFGKPMSEIIGSTYV
- a CDS encoding PAS domain-containing protein, translating into MKDELGSSDVKRNLEDSKQNPNRKQVYLPYDIELLSILKNAVIITDKNFIINYWNPAAEEIYGWNANEVLGKDVKKELQTKYIENGSIEKMQELLNEGSYEDNVVQLTKRNFPHLLAQRL
- a CDS encoding type 1 glutamine amidotransferase domain-containing protein is translated as MALVGVVIDEMFEDVEYTEPTKAFRGAGHSLLHIGLRSGQLVKGKRKRTLVKIDENISEVDINKLDAILIPGGCSPDHLRGYKSAVKFIKDFFNTGKPVFAICHAPQLLITAQVIEGRRVTGWKSIVQDIKNAGAEYINQEVVEDGNLISSRGPPDIPAFTKASLKRLEEI